Part of the Mangifera indica cultivar Alphonso chromosome 4, CATAS_Mindica_2.1, whole genome shotgun sequence genome, GCATCATGGTTTCAATCCAAGCTTGCTACTCAGATCAAATCCACCCCTGTGTTTGACTCCATGATTCTTTGTTAACTGGTATGATCAAGTTTTATCTCTCAATTTTCAGGCAGAAATAATTGATCCTGCTGTGAAGGGAACACTTAATGTTCTTAGTTCATGTGCAAAAGTGCAGTCTGTCAAGAGAGTCGTCATAACATCTTCAATGACTGCAGTTGCATTTAATGGAAATCCTCTGACCCCTGATGTAGTGGTTGATGAAACTTGGTTCTCAGATCCAGCTTTTTGCAAGGAGTCAAAGGTGTGTAAAAATGCTTTCATTGCTTTATACCTATATCTTTCACACAATATTTACTTTTAACctgaatatttttcattttaacctTGTTTTTTAGTTTCTTACAGTCAAATTAGCTTTAGTGAACTCGTGCGATACAATTTGAAACTGGTGCTTGAAGCGATTTCAAGCCCAGGGATCAAAGTGATTTTGGCTTTTGAAAGTTCAAGGGGGAGCTTGAACTAAACTGAGCGGAATACTCGAAAACCAAGTGGGAATTTTTTTCAGATTTGTAAATGAGTTTCTCTCTTACAGAAAGTGAGAAATTACTTTGTGTTTAATTTCTACTTATTGTAGACACTGAGCTTGCTTGGTGGTGAATTTGATTTTTACTGAATTAGGTCTTACGGATGTAGCCTAAGTGCCCAAATAATGATTTCACTATATAAAGATAAACAGATATTATAGTACACTCATGGACTTCACATTAGTGAACTGATGCAAACTGTATTCAGTCTCAAcccaaattcaattcaaagaGAATTATCACAATTTTCTCAAGAGATGCACCTTTCGGAATTCATGTTTGCTCATCTTTCTTTCCAGTACTGGTATCATCCTTCCAAGACCTTAGCAGAAAAAGCTGCCTGGGAATTTGCAAAAGAGAATGGAATTGACTTGGTGACATTGCATCCAGGATTGGTGATTGGTCCCTTGTTGCAGTCAACTGTCAATGTCTCTATACAGATCGTTCTGGACATCATAAATGGTAATCTTTTTCTACTGAACTTATAATTTTCACCACTGTTCACACCAATTTTTTGGATGCAGGAACACAATCATATCCTGGCCCTTACAGACTCGTTGATGTTAGAGATGTTGCGTATGCACATATTCAAGCTTTTGAGGTTTCCACAGCCAGTGGTAGATATTTGCTGGTTGGGAAAGTTACACATTTCAGTGAGGTTCTGAAGCTGTTGCATGAAATTTACCCCACTTTTCATCTTCCTGAAAAGTAAGTTTCAGTGGTATTACTATCTTCTTACtgggagtttttttttttttcaaaatttgagattATTAAACAGGAAACTTGCATCATGGTAGATTTGGAGATGTGAAGTATGAACCAACATAACAGATCTCTAAAGAGAGAGCAAAGAGTTTGGGCATAAACTATATCCCTGTGGAGGTGAGTCTTAGGGACACTGTTGAATGCTTCAAGGAGAAAGATCTCCTTAATCTCTAAGATGCTGCTCATTGCTGACTGGAAATGATGCAAAACATTGCAAGAAGGTTTTTGATTGTCTTCAAAACTTCATATGTACACACCTATGTGAAATTAAACTACTTACTAAGATTATGTATCTAATAATCAGCATTAATTTGTGTACTTATACTGACCTTGTTAGTAATTGTTATTGCACTTGGTTATATTGTTACTTATTCCTCTTTTTATAgtaaattttgtaattgatcTTAAAAAGATTATAATGCTTATCACAcagattgaaaaataataaatttatcatatgtcAAATATGACATCGCTTATTATACATCATCtagttttaagtattcaattcagtattcaaataatatgattatatatcattttatctttaattgaaaacaCTTTGACATTGTTGATTATACATCTCTAAACATTTTACATGATAAAGAGAGTATAAATGACTTGAGTTTAAGTTGACtcaattttcaaagttaatttatttttaatcaaattttaattttaatttatcaatctcgaatcaattttaaactaattttttttaattcaaattgataattttgttgtgtcttaataaaaagacaaaaagacaCGTTGAGAAGCCCAATgtgaaaggttttttttttttttaatgaaacttGAAGGACAAAAGACAatgtttcaaatttaaacataaaacattttcaatgtaaaaagaagaaagattaGCAAAATTGGGAGAATgctaaaacttttaataatgacatgatttcaattttttgaatttgggTATGGTCATGGGATAAGAGATcatattataattgtttttaactttttaatcaacgaattatctaaattttttgaaaaagaaacatGATGATAATCTCTGATTATCCTTTATCCTTTATCCTATAATCATTTTAAGCTTGCCACTGCTCTCCTAGCCTTGATTTCACAATTATTAACTCACTGAAATCAGAACTCTCTCTAAAAATTCTCTAACAGTAGAGTAAGTTGTACTcctatttcattttaattttgcttatgcTTACTTTGTCCTATCTTAGATGGGTTCTTCGCATTATTTTTAGACCCCGAACTGGATATTGAATCTGGTCAAAAATCAGTTTGtgagtcaaaattttaaactggTTTTAGTCATATCTATGTCAGCATAACATGTTCTATCCGTAATTCCATCTGGAGTTGGCATCAGTTTCCAATCGAATATAAAATAGATCTttgttaaattatgtatataaaaattacgaaggtggtttgaaaatttatgtttataacgTGTTAAAATACCTTTTATAATCTTCGATCTCATATCCGTTTCTTAACCAAAGATCTTATATACTTATTTCAAGAGTCAGATGGCTCATCCCTCGTCATTACCTTTCTACCAACTTCTGACCACAAAAAATCTACTTCATTAAATGTTTGATGAGTTAGAAGTTTTGTATTCAAAATACTGTAAGTAAATGCTGTATAATGGTTAAGTCATAGCCATAAAAAAGATAACCGTGCATTGGATTCTAAAATTGTCCCATGTAAGGACAAGCAATAAATTTGTAACTAACAGCCATTCTTAATTAGTATGTAAttaaaattcagtttgattctCTGCAAGTCTGCACTAGAAAAGCTGAGTCTGTGGATGCCTTCCCTTGACACACAGATTCACAGAGAATGAGTGGAGAGAGGAAGGTGGTGTGTGTGACAGGAGCTTCTGG contains:
- the LOC123214092 gene encoding phenylacetaldehyde reductase-like isoform X1, with product MSGEGKVVCVTGGSGYIASWLVKLLLERGYAVKATVRDPNDPKIKHLSEFDGAEERLQLFKANLLEEGSFDSAVDGCVGVFHTASPSILSARDPQAEIIDPAVKGTLNVLSSCAKVQSVKRVVITSSMTAVAFNGNPLTPDVVVDETWFSDPAFCKESKYWYHPSKTLAEKAAWEFAKENGIDLVTLHPGLVIGPLLQSTVNVSIQIVLDIINGTQSYPGPYRLVDVRDVAYAHIQAFEVSTASGRYLLVGKVTHFSEVLKLLHEIYPTFHLPEKFGDVKYEPT
- the LOC123214092 gene encoding phenylacetaldehyde reductase-like isoform X2 yields the protein MSGEGKVVCVTGGSGYIASWLVKLLLERGYAVKATVRDPNDPKIKHLSEFDGAEERLQLFKANLLEEGSFDSAVDGCVGVFHTASPSILSARDPQAEIIDPAVKGTLNVLSSCAKVQSVKRVVITSSMTAVAFNGNPLTPDVVVDETWFSDPAFCKESKYWYHPSKTLAEKAAWEFAKENGIDLVTLHPGLVIGPLLQSTVNVSIQIVLDIINGTQSYPGPYRLVDVRDVAYAHIQAFEVSTASGRYLLVGKVTHFSEVLKLLHEIYPTFHLPEKKLASW